The region TCTGATTTCCATTCATCTACTTCATCGTTGCTGtaatttcaccttcttcatctctcTGCTGTTATTGAGAATACTCGCCAATAGTTTTCTTGCACTATTCCTTGACCTGCTTCCTTCTAGATACGCTTCTGATCGAGAGATTCAGGTTAGGGCTTTCAAGGCGCCGTGGAAACTGTAATGGTGTTCATTGTGGCggagggattagggtttctagagtgAGAGACGAAAGAGGAAATTGGGGTAAATGTCCGCAGAAGGAAGCATGTAATGTTGTTCTCTATTAACTGATGACTTAGGGTTTTAACTAATGACTTAGGATTTCGTATTTATGGAATCCAAGTTCTTGATTCCTGAATTTGATTTCCCTTGACCCTCCTTACAGATCCGTAGAAAATTCAGAAGAGCCGCCACATATCTCAAGCACACGgtaccatctctctctctctctctcacgcaCCTTCTATCTGATTTTATTTTTGCTCATCTATTCTGGATTGTATTGCTTTCGAAAATAGTGGTTACTTATTAAGGGGCATTTTGGTCAGCTTGTTAATTTTGATAGAATTCGGTATTACTGGGAAAAAAATGGGTGCACCCCTGTTCCTTTTTATCGCAGTAGCCTcttctttgatattttttttcttctaatcTCCTTGGTTTGAGAAGCAGGGGCTGCTtgatcaaaagttttttttttgttattggtCCATGATTGACAAATTTATGGAAGGGTTTCTTGTTCTTCGCTGATTTTGATCCTAGTCAAGACTATTGGGTTCATTGTTATGTCATATACAAAGGGCAATACTGGAATCTTCTTGTTTGGTTTGCGGTtgatcaaaatatttttttttccttttgaaaatgttgCTGCTGAGTTTGATTCTTGCCATGGCTGCTGGGTTAACTTTAATTTTGAAAGGGGcaattttggatttttaaaagggtaaaatgggataaACCCCAAATCTCATAGAGTTGACATCACAGATGCAGTGGAACTAGCTATTTCAACATCAGAAGCATTAACAATCCACACATGTATGTCTATTTTTAGTTTCATGGATCAGCTTCAAAATGTGGCCTTTAAATTTGCACGCTAAGTGTTTGTGAAAAGTCCTTATTAATGATTTGGCATTTAGAGGCACCTTTTGGGATTGAGAAAGATGGGCCTTCTTGAGTTGATCTATTATAATGTTAGAAAGGGTTAGAATTTAGAAGAATGAACTCAATttatatgaatgtttgattttataaaaaaatatgaatgttTTAGCTTTGTTGTTTCTCTCTCAATTTCAGATGATTCATTATGTAAAAAAAAGATAGAAATTAAGTTTACAACAAAActgttccttttttttttttttgcttttatgTTTATCTGGTTTTACATAGAAGTTTCAATTATATCGTATAAACTTGCCATATGAATGGCTCCTAATATATTTCCTCTTGATATAACATaagaataaaattaattttttatattatttgatatgcttattttgcttacataatttttttattttttatttttggtatTGCAACGTGTTGGATATGCATTCCAGCAAATTTACTGGAGTGGGTTGGGCGCTTGGGCTGACGGAGTTCTTGGGAGGGAGGTCATGTTAAAATTATTTTCTAAAGAAAGAGATGAAAGATTGATACACCATCTCATGGCTTCAAAGGAGCTTCATCCATCCTTAATATCTGCCTAGAGTGAATATAAGGTGTAAGATGAGAGTTCTGATGAAGATTATCACAATCTTCATTGATGTTTTGTGAATATTTTCATTAATGGTTCTTATCTTGTGGTTTGTTAAGCAGATTATGAGTAATCGAACAGTTGTTGATAAATCTAATTACCTTTCATCTGTGCAGATTGATTCCTGTGAGGCAGAGTAACTTCTCATTAATTAAACGAGTTACTTTACTCAGCAAAGATGAGCGTAGTTGGATTTGATCTTGGGAATGAGAGTTGTGTTGTCGCAGTTGCCAGACAAAGGGGAATTGATGTTGTTCTTAATGATGAGTCAAAACGTGAGACTCCTGCTCTTGTGTGTTTTGGTGATAAACAGCGTTTTCTTGGAACAGCTGGTGCTGCAACCAGTATGATGAACCCAAAAAACACCATTTCCCAAATTAAGCGGTTAATAGGGCGTCCTTTTTCTGATCCTGAATTGCAACAAGATCTCAAGGCTTTGCCTTTTTCAATTACTGAGGGACCCGATGGTTTCCCATTGATCAATGCAAGGTATCTTGGGGAAACAAAGTCATTCACCCCAACACAATTTATGGGAATGGTTTTCTCAAACATGAAGACAATAGCTGAAAAGAATTTGAATGCAGCAGTTGTGGATTGCTGTATTGGGGTACCTATCTACTTCACTGATCTTCAAAGAAGAGCTGTAATGGATGCAGCTACTATTGCCAGTTTGCATCCTCTACGGTTGATGCATGAGACAACAGCCACTGCTTTAGCTTATGGAATATACAAAAATGACTTACCTGAAAATGAGCAACTCAATGTAGCCTTCATTGACATTGGACATGCTAGCATGCAGGTATGCAGTGAAGCTCAATGCCCTTTAGTTCAATACATTACACGAGAGCTTTTAACATGCTTAATAATGGAACATGTAATGAGATTCGCAAGCCCCGAGTGAGTATTCAATTGCTTTTT is a window of Lactuca sativa cultivar Salinas chromosome 1, Lsat_Salinas_v11, whole genome shotgun sequence DNA encoding:
- the LOC111907524 gene encoding heat shock 70 kDa protein 15-like: MSVVGFDLGNESCVVAVARQRGIDVVLNDESKRETPALVCFGDKQRFLGTAGAATSMMNPKNTISQIKRLIGRPFSDPELQQDLKALPFSITEGPDGFPLINARYLGETKSFTPTQFMGMVFSNMKTIAEKNLNAAVVDCCIGVPIYFTDLQRRAVMDAATIASLHPLRLMHETTATALAYGIYKNDLPENEQLNVAFIDIGHASMQVCSEAQCPLVQYITRELLTCLIMEHVMRFASPEYAPVRSDSVVGELKLSEPTDVILLEITRIEMLAVTGIPKIEKLEIEGKAFHTNLYAVRCNYSGGKEGETERIIKHMINLFGLVLSVAPSPAPALPPSFSSIMQRFKSY